One Proteinivorax tanatarense DNA segment encodes these proteins:
- the spoIIIAE gene encoding stage III sporulation protein AE, giving the protein MKKKMGAIFLTLIILVMFSSDALADQHQESEEMIDLVELEDQWLQLESEFGDYMPQLDLRDMITGQGSGAFSVGDFLKNILAFLFKEVVTNLRLMSQLILLAVLGAILENLKSAFGSETTTKLAQSVVFLVLFGIALNSFTMAMQWSRDVVNSMVDTIQAMIPILLTLLASMGSVASVAVFKPLVIFIVNVAAVVIRDIVFPLIFLYTILSLVSTISSFNINKLADFLKECSMQVLGFTLIIFVFITSIQGVGAAVVDGVGLKTGKFTAKAFIPGVGGLFADAFDSVAGASLVLKNAVSIYGMLLIIFIAIFPLLKIIALTIIYRLSAAILQPLGDTPVVKSLEVMANCLMMLFIAVFGASIMFFMAITIIFGAGNITQMIR; this is encoded by the coding sequence ATGAAAAAAAAAATGGGGGCCATTTTTTTAACACTAATAATTTTGGTTATGTTTTCCTCCGATGCTTTGGCAGACCAACACCAAGAGTCAGAGGAAATGATTGATCTAGTTGAGCTTGAAGATCAATGGCTTCAGCTAGAGTCTGAGTTTGGAGACTACATGCCTCAGTTAGATTTAAGGGATATGATTACAGGTCAAGGAAGCGGAGCATTTAGTGTAGGAGATTTTTTAAAAAATATCTTAGCTTTTTTATTCAAGGAAGTAGTTACTAATCTTAGGCTTATGAGTCAGCTTATCTTATTGGCAGTGTTAGGTGCCATTTTAGAAAATCTAAAAAGTGCTTTTGGTAGCGAGACAACTACAAAGCTGGCTCAAAGTGTTGTTTTCCTAGTGCTTTTTGGAATAGCGTTAAATAGTTTTACTATGGCGATGCAATGGTCTAGGGACGTAGTAAACTCAATGGTGGATACAATACAAGCTATGATTCCGATTTTACTTACCCTATTAGCCTCTATGGGATCTGTAGCTTCTGTAGCAGTATTTAAACCATTGGTAATTTTCATAGTAAATGTTGCAGCAGTTGTTATAAGGGATATAGTCTTTCCTCTAATTTTTTTATATACAATTTTAAGTTTAGTTAGTACAATTAGCTCTTTTAACATTAATAAACTAGCTGATTTTTTGAAGGAGTGTAGCATGCAGGTTTTAGGATTTACGTTAATAATTTTTGTTTTTATAACTTCGATTCAAGGTGTAGGTGCTGCAGTTGTAGATGGTGTGGGGCTTAAAACAGGAAAATTTACTGCAAAAGCTTTTATCCCAGGAGTTGGAGGGCTCTTTGCAGATGCCTTTGATTCTGTAGCCGGAGCTTCCCTAGTTTTGAAAAATGCAGTGTCAATATATGGGATGTTATTGATCATTTTCATTGCTATTTTTCCACTTTTAAAAATTATAGCTCTTACGATAATATATAGATTAAGTGCGGCAATTTTACAGCCTTTAGGTGATACTCCTGTTGTAAAATCCCTAGAGGTTATGGCTAACTGCTTAATGATGCTGTTTATAGCTGTTTTTGGAGCTTCCATAATGTTTTTTATGGCTATTACAATAATTTTTGGAGCTGGAAACATAACTCAGATGATAAGGTAG